CGTATCAAGGATGCGCAGCGGCTGAGGCCTCGCTGGAATCGGTGGCTCAATCCACGGTTCTATCGAGAAGTGCTCTTGCATGGATTCAAAGGCTGAGGCGATGCAACCGACGATCGCGTGCGTGGTCATCACGAAGAACGAGGAGCGGAATATTGCCGACTGTCTGGCCTCGGCTCGATGGGCTGATGAGTTGATCGTGGTCGATGCCGAAAGTGCTGATCAGACCCTTGAGCTGGCTCGTGCCTCAGGGGCAAAGGTATTCGTGCGACCCTGGCCCGGCTTCGGCTTGCAGAAGAATTTTGGGATGGCCCAGGCCTCGTCCGACTGGATCCTGATTCTCGATGCCGACGAACGGGTGACCGAGGAACTGCGTGGAGAGGTGCGAACCTGCCTCGGTCAATGGAAGCCTGGCGCTCCCGTGGCCTATCGGATTCCCCGGCGGAACTTCTTTTACGGGGCCTGGGTGCGAAGGGCCGGTGTCTATCCCGATTATCAGGTACGTTTGTTTCGGCGGGGGGCCGCTCAGTATAACGATGTTGCGGTGCATGAAAATCTCCTCGTCGAGGGAGAGATTGGGACCTTGGCCGGGCATCTCGATCATTACACGGAGCGGCGCATTCAGGATCACTTCAAGAAGTTCGGCCTCTATACCACGCTCGCGGCACAGGAAAAGGCGAAGAAGGTTCGGACGGTCGGCTGGATCGATCTGGTTTTCCGTCCCCTGGTGGTTTTTGGCAAAACCTATATCGTGAAACAGGGGTTTCGCGATGGAGTGCACGGGCTCATCGTCTGTGTCTTTGCCAGTATGTATACCTTTGTGAAATATGCCAAGCTGTGGGATGTTACGAGGCAAGCTGCGGCTCAATTGGATCGCCGGTAGTGGCCAGGCGGATCCTGTATGTGCATGGAATTGGCGCCATCGGAGGGGCGGAACGCGATCTGATCGCCTTGCTGAAGATGCTCGATCGCGACAAGTGGGAGCCTCATGTGGTCTGTCCAGGGACCGGCCCATTGCTGGGTCAGCTTCAAGCCCTCGCCGTTCCCACTCATGCGTTGACTCTTCCCCCTTGGAGAAAACTCTTCTCCTTCTTTCAGCGCCGATCGGCAGCCCGTCGTTTGGGAACCCTCGTGGGGCAACTCAAGCCTGCCATGATTCATGTGAACGATATCTGGTGGGTGCCCCATACCCTGAGAGCGGTACGGTATAATCCTACCTCCCTGCCGATCGTGGCCCATGTGAGACAGGAAATCGAACCGGCGAAGGTGCGGCGCTATGAGCTGGATCGAGTCGATGCCGTGGTTGCGATCTCCCGGCAGATCGAACAGTCGTTGATTGCCGGAGGGGTATCGGTGAGCAGGGTCAGGACCCTCTATAGCGGTATCGATCTTTCAGGGAATCAGCCCACGGCAGACGGCCAGGCGATTTGTCAGATGATTGGAGCTCCGAACGGAGCCGTCCTTTTAGGCACCATCGCCAACTTGTTTCCACGAAAAGGCTACGAGGTCATGCTGCGGGCCCTTCCTGCAATCATCCGTGCGGTTCCCGCGGTGCATTACGTGATCGTGGGGAGTGATGAGGGCGGCTATGCCGATCGATTGAAGAGGCTTGCGCAGGAGTTGAAGATTGCCGAGCATGTGCATATGGTCGGCTTCCAAGATCCGGTTCAGCCGTTTCTGGCTGTCCTTGATCTGTATGTGCACCCGGCATTGATGGAGGGGTTTGGGATTGCAGTGGTCGAAGCGATGGCCATGGGGAAGGCTGTGGTTGCGACTACGACCGGGGGGCTTCCCGAAGTGGTGGCTGAAGGAGAGACCGGGTTGCTCGTGCCTCCGGGAGATGCCGAGTCATTGGCCGTCACTGTAGTTTCCCTCCTGGAAGACAAGGTGAGACGAGAGCAGATGGGCCGTAATGGAATGGTCCGTGCGCAGGAGCGATTTAGTCTTGCTGCATCCGTCATGCAGATGGAGCAGTTGTACGGGGAAGTATTGGCAGTAGGGAAGGGGCGAGGATGAAAATCGGCTTTGATGCAAATCCGATGGTGGGAGATATGGGCGGGGTCGGATGGCACTGTTACCATCTGCTCAGGACGATGCTGGCAAAGCAGGAAGGCATCGATTTTGTCGCCTATGCCAAGCCTGGCGCCGAGCGGCCTGATGCTGTGGGAGCATGGCCTGGCGTTGAGCGGCTTCAGTGGGTGAATTCAAGCCGCTGGGGAATGGGGAAGCAGGGTCCGTCCGATCAATTGGACCTGTACCATGGGACCAACTTCCGCATGCAGACGGTCGGGCGCTTTGGCGGAGTCGTCACGATTCATGATTTGTGGCTGGATCGCCACCCTGAGTTCTCGAAGAAGATGTTGGGGCAATGGCCCTCGTCTTTCAAGACGAGACAGACTGCATTGCGAGCCAGAAAGACCATCACGGTATCCGAGTTTTCCGCCAGAGAGCTTGTGGAGCTCTATGGGTTGAAACGCGAACATATCAGGGTGATTCCCAACGGCGTGTCGGAGGACTTTGTGCCACGCCTGGATGAGCCGGCGATGGCGGAATTGCGGAAACGGATCGGGTTGAAGACCGCTCGCTATGTCCTATTTATTGGAGGGGCAGACCCGCGCAAGAACCATCAGACCTTTCTTGAGGCGGCGGAGAAGGTGCGGAAGAAATTGGGACCCCGCATGCTGGTCCTGGTCGGTTCGCCGATCCATCCGTTCGGGAACTATGAGGAGACGGCCCGCAGGCGCAGTTTGCAGGAGAAGGTGCTTTGCCCTGGGCGGTTGTCCACGAACGATTTGCAGTTACTGTATTCCTCGGCCGATCTGTTTGTTTTCCCTTCCCTCTATGAAGGATTCGGGATGCCGGTGTTGGAAGCGATGGCTTGCGGGGTGCCGGTGCTCACGTCCAATTCGACCGCGTTGGCGGAAGTGGCGGGCGATGCAGCGGTGTTGGCAGATCCTCAAGACGCGAAGGCGCTGGGAGAGGCCATGGTCCGTGTGCTGGACGATGAGCCGCTACGAGCTGCGTTGAGAGTCAAAGGCTTCGAGCGGGCCAAGCAGTTTTCCTGGGAACAGGTGGCGGCTAAGACCATCGAACTATATCGGGAAGTGTGTGGGGAAATGACAGTCGGAAAGTCGAAGGTCTGAAAGTCTTCAAGTCGGGACCAAGACGTTCGACTGTATGACGTGACGACTTGAAAGACGTTCGACGACTTTTATGATGCGCAACATTCTGGTCATCAAGCTTCGCTATATCGGTGACGTCTTGTTGGCAACGCCAACCCTGCGTGCCATCAAAGAGG
This genomic window from Nitrospirota bacterium contains:
- a CDS encoding glycosyltransferase family 2 protein, whose protein sequence is MDSKAEAMQPTIACVVITKNEERNIADCLASARWADELIVVDAESADQTLELARASGAKVFVRPWPGFGLQKNFGMAQASSDWILILDADERVTEELRGEVRTCLGQWKPGAPVAYRIPRRNFFYGAWVRRAGVYPDYQVRLFRRGAAQYNDVAVHENLLVEGEIGTLAGHLDHYTERRIQDHFKKFGLYTTLAAQEKAKKVRTVGWIDLVFRPLVVFGKTYIVKQGFRDGVHGLIVCVFASMYTFVKYAKLWDVTRQAAAQLDRR
- a CDS encoding glycosyltransferase family 4 protein is translated as MARRILYVHGIGAIGGAERDLIALLKMLDRDKWEPHVVCPGTGPLLGQLQALAVPTHALTLPPWRKLFSFFQRRSAARRLGTLVGQLKPAMIHVNDIWWVPHTLRAVRYNPTSLPIVAHVRQEIEPAKVRRYELDRVDAVVAISRQIEQSLIAGGVSVSRVRTLYSGIDLSGNQPTADGQAICQMIGAPNGAVLLGTIANLFPRKGYEVMLRALPAIIRAVPAVHYVIVGSDEGGYADRLKRLAQELKIAEHVHMVGFQDPVQPFLAVLDLYVHPALMEGFGIAVVEAMAMGKAVVATTTGGLPEVVAEGETGLLVPPGDAESLAVTVVSLLEDKVRREQMGRNGMVRAQERFSLAASVMQMEQLYGEVLAVGKGRG
- a CDS encoding glycosyltransferase family 1 protein — its product is MKIGFDANPMVGDMGGVGWHCYHLLRTMLAKQEGIDFVAYAKPGAERPDAVGAWPGVERLQWVNSSRWGMGKQGPSDQLDLYHGTNFRMQTVGRFGGVVTIHDLWLDRHPEFSKKMLGQWPSSFKTRQTALRARKTITVSEFSARELVELYGLKREHIRVIPNGVSEDFVPRLDEPAMAELRKRIGLKTARYVLFIGGADPRKNHQTFLEAAEKVRKKLGPRMLVLVGSPIHPFGNYEETARRRSLQEKVLCPGRLSTNDLQLLYSSADLFVFPSLYEGFGMPVLEAMACGVPVLTSNSTALAEVAGDAAVLADPQDAKALGEAMVRVLDDEPLRAALRVKGFERAKQFSWEQVAAKTIELYREVCGEMTVGKSKV